One Phocoena sinus isolate mPhoSin1 chromosome 14, mPhoSin1.pri, whole genome shotgun sequence genomic region harbors:
- the POP5 gene encoding ribonuclease P/MRP protein subunit POP5 isoform X4, which translates to MVRFKHRYLLCEVVSDDPRCRLSLEDRVLGGLVRDTIARVHGTFGAAACSIGFAVRYLNVYTGIVLLRCRKEFYRLVWSALPFITYLENRGHHYPCFLNTLHVGGTIRTCQKFLIQYNRRQLLILLQNCTDEGEREAIQKSVTRSCLLEESSAGEELSDSGGEEAAEAME; encoded by the exons ATGGTGCGGTTCAAGCACAG GTACCTGCTCTGTGAAGTGGTGTCTGACGACCCCCGCTGCCGCCTGAGTCTGGAGGACCGAGTGCTGGGCGGCCTGGTACGGGACACGATTGCCCGCGTGCACGGGACTTTCGGCGCGGCCGCCTGCTCCATCGGCTTCGCGG TGCGATACCTCAATGTCTATACTGGGATAGTGCTACTTCGATGCAGGAAGGAATTCTACCGGCTTGTGTGGTCAGCTCTTCCCTTTATCACATACTTGGAGAACAGAGGACACCATTACCCGTGTTTTCTCAACACCTTACACGTGGGAG GTACAATCAGAACATGTCAGAAGTTCCTGATTCAGTACAACAGGAGACAGCTGTTGATCCTGTTGCAAAACTGCACTGATGAAG GAGAACGAGAGGCTATCCAGAAGTCTGTCACAAGAAGCTGTTTACTAGAGGAGTCGTCGGCTGGGGAGGAGCTTTCAGACAGTGGTGGTGAGGAGGCTGCTGAGGCAATGGAGTGA